Proteins from a genomic interval of Desulfurobacteriaceae bacterium:
- the mobB gene encoding molybdopterin-guanine dinucleotide biosynthesis protein B — translation MVSVVSFIGYHNSGKTTFVKEVVKILKEKGYRIAVLKSTKHENVIKDTEGKDSYKYKEAGANAIGIITPSELILFKKLEDFDLETLASKLFSDYDIVICEGFKKSKVPKFEITRKDIKEPLLVKNLENVIGVISDYEVDIDGVLKFPLDNPQKVATFLEEKFIKDRNEKVELFVNGNKIPLKPFIRSMLKEILFGFIRPLKGIEETVKSLDVRIRRK, via the coding sequence TTGGTTTCTGTCGTTTCTTTTATAGGTTATCACAATAGTGGTAAAACTACATTCGTTAAAGAGGTTGTAAAGATACTTAAAGAAAAGGGTTATAGGATAGCTGTTTTAAAGTCAACTAAACATGAGAATGTCATAAAAGATACAGAAGGGAAAGATAGTTATAAATACAAAGAAGCAGGAGCCAATGCAATCGGTATTATTACTCCTTCTGAGCTAATTCTTTTTAAAAAACTTGAAGACTTTGACCTTGAAACCTTAGCTTCTAAACTCTTTAGTGATTATGACATAGTAATATGTGAAGGCTTTAAGAAAAGTAAAGTTCCTAAGTTTGAGATAACAAGAAAAGATATAAAGGAACCATTACTTGTAAAAAACTTAGAAAATGTCATCGGAGTTATTTCTGATTATGAGGTAGATATTGATGGCGTTTTAAAGTTTCCCTTAGATAACCCTCAAAAAGTAGCAACATTCCTTGAAGAAAAGTTTATAAAGGATAGAAATGAAAAAGTAGAACTTTTTGTAAATGGAAATAAAATTCCTTTAAAACCCTTCATAAGATCTATGCTTAAGGAAATACTATTTGGCTTTATAAGACCTTTAAAAGGAATAGAAGAGACAGTGAAAAGTTTAGATGTAAGGATAAGGAGAAAATGA
- a CDS encoding ABC transporter substrate-binding protein, producing MKAIRNSVLLIISMIVLFIVFLTLIPEPSKRKEIFSLGKTINLDNITILLGNYGGTLYLATSSDPKTFNLVMAHETSSTDAVGELFEGLTEIDLKTLKPKGALAESWEFKENGKKWIFHLRKSVKWFDGKEFTADDVVFTYNQIYFNPKIPNSTKDSFLIDGKLPKVKKMDKYTVVFELPEPFAPLLYSLGAPIFPKHILEETVKSGKFMETWTVSENPKNLVGTGPYRLIKYVPGQYLVYERNKDYWKKDESGKTLPYIDKKIKFIIPDSNTQLLKFKAKELDFYSIRGDEFPELKAKEKEGNYTVYNLGASLTADFLCFNQKKGAIPDWKWKLFTNRKFRWAISHAIDRKGIILTVYNGLGYPVYSPVTPANKLYYDENYPKFPYDLEKARKLLEEIGLKDRNGDGWLETEDGHKVEFNLLTNSNNPQRVKIGAIIKHDLKRLGIDVHFQPLDFNNLVEKLLHTHDFDAVIIGLTGSIDPNGGRNVWMSKGQLHLWNPMQKEPSTEWEKKIDELFEKGAKELDFEKRVKIYKKAYWIISYEQPLIYIAAPVVLEAARNRVKNYFPTIWGTFEAERMFIKE from the coding sequence AAGAAATTTTTTCCCTCGGAAAAACCATTAACCTTGATAACATCACAATACTTCTCGGAAACTACGGTGGGACACTATACCTTGCTACTTCCTCAGATCCTAAAACTTTTAACCTTGTAATGGCACACGAAACTTCCTCTACCGATGCCGTAGGAGAACTGTTTGAAGGACTTACAGAAATAGATTTGAAAACTTTAAAACCTAAAGGAGCATTGGCAGAGTCTTGGGAATTTAAAGAGAACGGAAAAAAGTGGATTTTTCACCTAAGGAAAAGTGTCAAATGGTTTGACGGCAAAGAATTTACAGCAGATGATGTCGTCTTTACTTATAACCAAATTTACTTTAACCCGAAAATTCCAAACTCTACAAAAGACTCCTTTTTAATAGATGGAAAGCTTCCAAAGGTAAAAAAAATGGATAAATACACTGTTGTTTTTGAACTTCCAGAACCTTTTGCACCACTTTTATACTCTCTCGGAGCTCCCATTTTCCCAAAACATATCTTAGAGGAAACGGTAAAAAGTGGGAAATTTATGGAAACTTGGACAGTTTCTGAAAATCCTAAAAATCTTGTTGGAACAGGACCTTATAGGCTAATAAAGTATGTTCCAGGACAGTATTTAGTTTATGAGAGGAATAAAGACTACTGGAAAAAGGATGAAAGTGGAAAAACTCTTCCATACATAGACAAGAAAATCAAGTTCATTATTCCTGATTCCAACACACAGCTTTTAAAGTTTAAAGCAAAAGAACTTGATTTCTACAGTATAAGAGGAGATGAATTTCCCGAATTAAAGGCTAAAGAAAAAGAAGGCAATTACACTGTCTACAATCTTGGAGCTTCATTAACTGCAGACTTTTTGTGCTTTAATCAAAAAAAAGGAGCAATCCCCGACTGGAAGTGGAAACTGTTTACCAACAGGAAGTTTAGATGGGCTATTTCCCACGCAATAGACAGAAAAGGGATTATTCTTACAGTTTACAACGGTCTTGGTTATCCTGTCTATTCACCGGTAACTCCTGCCAATAAACTCTACTACGATGAAAATTATCCAAAGTTTCCTTACGACTTGGAGAAAGCAAGGAAGCTTTTAGAAGAAATAGGTCTAAAAGATAGAAATGGTGATGGATGGCTTGAAACAGAAGATGGACACAAAGTAGAGTTTAATCTTCTTACAAACTCCAACAATCCACAGAGAGTGAAAATAGGAGCAATAATCAAACATGACCTAAAAAGACTTGGAATAGATGTCCACTTTCAACCACTTGACTTTAACAACTTGGTAGAGAAACTTCTTCATACTCACGATTTTGACGCTGTAATAATTGGACTTACAGGATCTATAGACCCAAACGGAGGAAGAAACGTTTGGATGAGCAAAGGACAGTTACACCTTTGGAATCCAATGCAAAAAGAACCCTCTACAGAGTGGGAAAAGAAGATAGATGAACTTTTTGAAAAAGGAGCCAAAGAACTTGATTTTGAAAAAAGAGTAAAAATCTATAAAAAAGCTTATTGGATAATATCTTACGAGCAACCTCTAATTTATATAGCAGCACCCGTTGTTCTTGAGGCTGCAAGGAATAGAGTAAAAAACTACTTTCCAACCATATGGGGAACTTTTGAAGCTGAAAGAATGTTTATAAAAGAGTAG